A single window of Rana temporaria chromosome 1, aRanTem1.1, whole genome shotgun sequence DNA harbors:
- the LOC120924744 gene encoding proteinase-activated receptor 1-like isoform X2 has product MVPPVPVALPVAMVPPAPPEFDPYDIPPDNMTMLYPDDPGTSDEAMANGIVAENDFMQEPDMINFIEISGNETTMNSTESIKVYILKLKFVNEFKKYMNSWWVTKLVPSIYTVVLLVSLPLNIMGIIVFLVKVKVKKPAVVYLLNLAAADVLFVCILPFHIVYRFSGNNWLLGEGMCRFVTAAYSCNMRGSILLMTSMSLDRFLALVYPVQSLPWRTMRQAWLVCCGIWVISVVTTVPILIAQQTRHFPSLDITTCYDVQDVKVAERSQIFVYFPIYMALLYLLPLTITTFCYIRIIRTLSAPSMGGAQKRSRAVLLTVVVLCVFVLCFGPANVIWFTFFLQVSNDGGNFLYVVYIVSVSVSSVSCCLDPLIYYFASSQWQAHIYSLLGCKRKHTLLENTTNVTLETT; this is encoded by the exons TTCCCGTGGCCCTTCCAG TGGCCATGGTCCCCCCAG CTCCTCCCGAATTTGACCCGTATGATATTCCACCTGACAACA TGACCATGCTCTATCCAG ATGACCCTGGGACATCAGATGAGGCAATGGCCAATGGGATTGTAG CAGAAAATGACTTCATGCAGGAACCAGATATGATCAACTTCATTGAGATCTCAG GTAATGAAACTACGATGAACTCAACCGAATCAATCAAGGTCTACATACTGAAACTAAAGTTTGTAAATGAATTTAAAAAGTATATGAACAGCTGGTGGGTGACGAAGCTTGTTCCCTCCATCTACACCGTGGTTCTCCTCGTGTCTCTTCCTCTCAATATAATGGGGATCATCGTGTTCTTGGTGAAGGTGAAGGTGAAGAAGCCGGCAGTGGTGTATCTGCTGAATCTAGCCGCTGCTGATGTTCTCTTTGTTTGTATTCTTCCTTTCCACATCGTGTACCGATTCTCAGGAAATAACTGGCTATTGGGGGAAGGGATGTGCCGATTTGTCACTGCCGCATATTCCTGTAACATGCGTGGATCCATCCTGCTGATGACGAGTATGAGTCTGGACCGGTTCCTGGCTCTGGTCTACCCGGTCCAGTCCCTTCCCTGGCGCACAATGAGACAAGCCTGGCTGGTGTGTTGCGGCATCTGGGTGATATCGGTGGTCACCACTGTGCCGATTCTCATAGCACAACAAACCCGTCATTTTCCCAGCCTAGATATCACAACTTGTTATGATGTTCAGGATGTCAAAGTGGCTGAAAGGTCTCAGATTTTTGTCTATTTCCCCATTTATATGGCACTTTTATATCTCTTACCTTTAACTATTACCACCTTCTGTTACATTAGAATCATCCGCACTCTCAGCGCACCGAGCATGGGAGGCGCCCAGAAGAGATCCCGAGCCGTCCTCCTGACTGTGGTTGTGTTGTGTGTGTTTGTCCTCTGCtttggcccagccaatgttattTGGTTCACATTTTTCCTGCAGGTCTCTAATGATGGCGGTAACTTCCTGTACGTCGTCTACATCGTCAGTGTCAGTGTGAGCAGTGTCAGTTGTTGTCTGGATCCTCTGATCTATTACTTTGCGTCCTCACAGTGGCAGGCACACATCTACAGCCTCCTGGGATGTAAGAGAAAACACACATTACTAGAAAACACCACAAACGTGACACTAGAAACCACCTGA
- the LOC120924744 gene encoding proteinase-activated receptor 1-like isoform X3, which yields MVPPAPPEFDPYDIPPDNMTMLYPDDPGTSDEAMANGIVAENDFMQEPDMINFIEISGNETTMNSTESIKVYILKLKFVNEFKKYMNSWWVTKLVPSIYTVVLLVSLPLNIMGIIVFLVKVKVKKPAVVYLLNLAAADVLFVCILPFHIVYRFSGNNWLLGEGMCRFVTAAYSCNMRGSILLMTSMSLDRFLALVYPVQSLPWRTMRQAWLVCCGIWVISVVTTVPILIAQQTRHFPSLDITTCYDVQDVKVAERSQIFVYFPIYMALLYLLPLTITTFCYIRIIRTLSAPSMGGAQKRSRAVLLTVVVLCVFVLCFGPANVIWFTFFLQVSNDGGNFLYVVYIVSVSVSSVSCCLDPLIYYFASSQWQAHIYSLLGCKRKHTLLENTTNVTLETT from the exons CTCCTCCCGAATTTGACCCGTATGATATTCCACCTGACAACA TGACCATGCTCTATCCAG ATGACCCTGGGACATCAGATGAGGCAATGGCCAATGGGATTGTAG CAGAAAATGACTTCATGCAGGAACCAGATATGATCAACTTCATTGAGATCTCAG GTAATGAAACTACGATGAACTCAACCGAATCAATCAAGGTCTACATACTGAAACTAAAGTTTGTAAATGAATTTAAAAAGTATATGAACAGCTGGTGGGTGACGAAGCTTGTTCCCTCCATCTACACCGTGGTTCTCCTCGTGTCTCTTCCTCTCAATATAATGGGGATCATCGTGTTCTTGGTGAAGGTGAAGGTGAAGAAGCCGGCAGTGGTGTATCTGCTGAATCTAGCCGCTGCTGATGTTCTCTTTGTTTGTATTCTTCCTTTCCACATCGTGTACCGATTCTCAGGAAATAACTGGCTATTGGGGGAAGGGATGTGCCGATTTGTCACTGCCGCATATTCCTGTAACATGCGTGGATCCATCCTGCTGATGACGAGTATGAGTCTGGACCGGTTCCTGGCTCTGGTCTACCCGGTCCAGTCCCTTCCCTGGCGCACAATGAGACAAGCCTGGCTGGTGTGTTGCGGCATCTGGGTGATATCGGTGGTCACCACTGTGCCGATTCTCATAGCACAACAAACCCGTCATTTTCCCAGCCTAGATATCACAACTTGTTATGATGTTCAGGATGTCAAAGTGGCTGAAAGGTCTCAGATTTTTGTCTATTTCCCCATTTATATGGCACTTTTATATCTCTTACCTTTAACTATTACCACCTTCTGTTACATTAGAATCATCCGCACTCTCAGCGCACCGAGCATGGGAGGCGCCCAGAAGAGATCCCGAGCCGTCCTCCTGACTGTGGTTGTGTTGTGTGTGTTTGTCCTCTGCtttggcccagccaatgttattTGGTTCACATTTTTCCTGCAGGTCTCTAATGATGGCGGTAACTTCCTGTACGTCGTCTACATCGTCAGTGTCAGTGTGAGCAGTGTCAGTTGTTGTCTGGATCCTCTGATCTATTACTTTGCGTCCTCACAGTGGCAGGCACACATCTACAGCCTCCTGGGATGTAAGAGAAAACACACATTACTAGAAAACACCACAAACGTGACACTAGAAACCACCTGA